From Scomber scombrus chromosome 13, fScoSco1.1, whole genome shotgun sequence, a single genomic window includes:
- the slc37a1 gene encoding glucose-6-phosphate exchanger SLC37A1 isoform X1: protein MAPVPPGIRLLVSFDRDQWYRALTFILTFLLYTSFHLSRKPISIVKSELHKNCSSVSELAMNPSSSQQPILHTDTDCSWKPFDKSNYKQLLGAMDYSFLCAYAVGMYLSGIIGERLPIRLYLTVGMVTSGLFTCLFGLGYVYNIHNLSFYIFVQVANGLVQTTGWPSVVTCIGNWFGKGRRGLIMGLWNSHTSVGNILGSLIAGYWVSSNWGLSFIVPGLIIAAMGVVCFLFLIEHPNDLKSIYAQNASPGKSVKAKRNGVNGHTEMYLQYKDNKPQSYDTELLLPRETLRVPVQPVVVVKNESEPSPISFMGALRIPGVIEFSLSLLFAKLVSYTFLFWLPLYITKAAHLDAKRAGDLSTLFDVGGIVGGILAGVISDKWGKRASTCAVMLLLAAPTLYVFSMISEFGLGPTIAMLLVCGGLVNGPYALITTAVSADLGTHKSLKGNARALSTVTAIIDGTGSVGAALGPLLAGLLSAGGWDQVFYMLMTADFFALLLLLRLVWKELSSTKSRPISAVELKEH from the exons CGTCCGTCAGTGAACTGGCCATGAATCCGTCCAGCAGCCAGCAGCCGAttctgcacacagacacagactgcAGCTGGAAGCCTTTTG ATAAAAGTAACTACAAACAGCTGCTGGGAGCCATGGACTACTCCTTCCTCTGTGCCTACGCGGTGGGGATGTACCTCAG CGGCATCATCGGGGAGCGGCTGCCCATCCGACTGTACCTGACGGTCGGCATGGTGACCAGCGGCCTGTTCACCTGCCTGTTTGGGCTCGGCTACGTCTACAACATCCACAACCTGAGCTTCTACATATTCGTCCAG GTGGCCAACGGCTTGGTGCAGACCACTGGATGGCCCAGTGTGGTCACCTGCATCGGCAACTGGTTTGGAAAAGGAAG ACGCGGACTCATCATGGGTCTGTGGAACTCACACACCTCAGTGGGAAACATCCTCGGCTCGCTGATCGCAGGTTACTGGGTCTCCTCCAACTGGGGCTTGTCCTTCATCGTGCCGGGCCTCATCATCGCCGCCATGGGCGTCGTCTGCTTCCTGTTCCTCATCGAGC atccaaatgacctgaaaagCATCTATGCTCAAAACGCTTCTCCAGGAAAGAGT GTGAAAGCAAAGAGGAACGGAGTGAACGGACACACTGAGATGTATCTGCAGTACAAAGACAACAAACCACAG agtTACGACACTGAGCTGCTGTTGCCGCGGGAAACCCTTCGTGTCCCCGTGCAGCCAGTCGTGGTGGTGAAGAACGAATCAGAGCCGTCGCCCATCAGCTTCATGGGAGCCCTGCGCATACcg GGAGTGATTGAGTTCTCTCTGAGTCTGCTGTTTGCTAAGCTGGTCAGCTACACTTTCCTCTTCTGGCTGCCGCTCTACATCACTAAAGCAG CTCACCTGGATGCCAAGAGAGCCGGAGATCTCTCCACCTTGTTTGATGTGGGTGGAATCGTAG gagggaTCCTTGCAGGAGTTATCTCTGATAAATGGGGGAAGAGAGCCTCCACCTGTgcagtgatgctgctgctggctgctccTACG CTGTACGTCTTCTCCATGATCAGTGAGTTCGGTCTGGGACCAACCATCG ccATGTTGTTGGTGTGCGGAGGTCTCGTCAACGGACCATACGCGCTCATCACCACCGCGGTGTCGGCTGATCTG GGGACCCACAAGAGCCTGAAGGGCAATGCCAGAGCGTTGTCTACTGTCACCGCCATCATCGACGGCACCGGATCAGTCG GTGCAGCTCTCGGCCCCCTGCTGGCCGGACTGTTGTCTGCAGGCGGCTGGGATCAGGTCTTCTACATGCTGATGACTGCTGACTTCTTTGCTCTGTTG ctgctgTTGCGGCTCGTGTGGAAGGAACTGTCATCAACTAAATCCCGTCCCATCTCCGCTGTAGA GTTAAAGGAGCACTGA